In Palaemon carinicauda isolate YSFRI2023 chromosome 28, ASM3689809v2, whole genome shotgun sequence, a single genomic region encodes these proteins:
- the LOC137621985 gene encoding uncharacterized protein, producing the protein MEGYYALLWLVILTTVVASQSSRHESDNHLEWSPSLNLDDLRQLILEGDVSAFENEARSFREGQPNLADLSAMANDVFLGVVPQYIRDNNYTILPSMHGGSSDVNASSPFYQVCNSYFKMQTEGDIGTASVFDFYNVSGTVGSYSYVIGNGFHSFARYAKVEGSIEFEVSTLGAFLSKLPNGIFALIGNYTGVSQGNSVQSTEGVAQASAYTLGSLNTGYYASRNIMLQNGTFSHGNTQQHVNSFSVTGGTNCTMELLYGSADLNNTVWMNVTGTLQNPDKESTLNATYEVSPTANMSYLASEDFALQSLFMTRFGAEVYLV; encoded by the exons ATGGAAGGTTACTACGCTCTGTTGTGGCTGGTAATCTTGACAACCGTCGTCGCTTCGCAGTCCAGCAGGCATGAGTCAG ATAATCATCTTGAATGGAGTCCCTCGCTGAATCTTGATGATTTGCGGCAGTTAATACTG GAAGGTGACGTATCAGCATTCGAGAATGAGGCTAGATCATTTCGAGAAGGCCAACCTAACTTAGCG GATCTGTCAGCTATGGCCAATGACGTGTTCCTTGGGGTTGTACCTCAGTACATTCGAGACAACAATTACACCATTTTACCGTCCATGCATGGCGGTTCCTCCGATGTAAATGCGTCGTCCCCCTTTTATCAAGTATGCAATTCTTACTTCAAAATGCAAACTGAAGGAGACATTGGAACGGCGTCTGTATTTGATTTCTATAATGTCAGCGGTACGGTTGGATCCTACTCCTACGTAATTGGAAACGGTTTTCACAGCTTCGCACGATACGCTAAAGTAGAAGGTTCCATTGAATTTGAGGTGTCGACGCTAGGAGCCTTTCTTTCCAAGTTACCGAATGGCATCTTCGCTTTGATAGGAAACTACACAGGAGTCTCTCAGGGTAACTCTGTACAAAGCACCGAGGGAGTGGCTCAGGCATCGGCCTATACGCTCGGATCACTAAACACTGGATACTATGCTTCGAGGAATATTATGCTTCAAAACGGAACTTTTTCCCATGGTAATACGCAGCAGCACGTGAATTCCTTCTCAGTGACAGGTGGGACAAATTGCACCATGGAATTGTTATACGGCTCGGCAGATTTGAACAACACTGTGTGGATGAACGTAACTGGAACCCTCCAAAATCCTGACAAGGAATCTACTTTAAATGCAACATACGAAGTTTCACCTACGGCGAATATGTCTTACCTAGCCAGTGAAGACTTCGCGTTACAAAGTTTATTCATGACCCGATTCGGAGCAGAAGTCTATCTTGTTTGA